A genomic region of uncultured Paludibaculum sp. contains the following coding sequences:
- a CDS encoding response regulator gives MPIDPAVPVPATSHAVTRARHLLSVASEGYWDLDRSAGTIFFSSKVAEQLDPRAVACAEAEADGWRLRLADVERLELVRPGDLERLLHTLDRAAGAGLVELHQEFRLRGPAGEYVWVACRCCIVSVDGEGRAASVCGWLSALGRTGQAEELLRAVIDTVSSLTGKQYFERLAVQLAAALRMRYCLVSELLPGATDRVRSIAYAIDGVITSDVEYDLAGTPCQEVIRKGMCVFPSGVQRLFPSDHALVEMSVECYLGVPLRSASGETMGLLSVLGTQPLPPDGYSAALFEHFAVRASVELDRLRAERQRQATQRQYRQLFEKMPVGFGLFDTLPAEDGGFPRLRWLECNPVMESMLRMPVGEVLGRTLLDVLPHFDRSTYAALQTVLATGEDRQTLHYSTRYQATLELSAFQPAPGQLAVLAQDLTQRLEAASALRESERRFREMMESVNLAAVILDRDGRIQFCNEYLARLLGRDRAGLMGVDWCQEFIPATDRERVSARLQSFLLRTDVVRTGRNEILGRGGQRRLLEWDNTVLLDAHGRPSGIAAIGRDLTDWMAMEEQVRHAQKMEAVGRLAGGVAHDFNNLLTVISGYTRLSLAQVPPGDTNLSRYLNEVVKASDRAAERTRQLLAFGRRQLMQPRPVAVHSLLQGLESVLAEVVGSPIQLVLHLQAAQDVTVADPGQLEQVLLNLAVNARDAMSAGGRLTVSTRNETVDTHEAGAASKLRPGEYVVVCVSDSGRGMSEDVLAHLFEPFFTTKGVGEGTGLGLSTAYGIVGQSGGDIRVTSEVGRGSSFEIYLPCVITDQQGTPVPETSEMASAPSGAASILVAEDQEEVLAFASEVLRGLGYQVAIASHATDALETARRLGWKVDLLLTDLMMPGADGGTLARELQAAIPALKVVFMSGYSDPEDALAPLNETGGHYIRKPFTPEQLASVIRAELGKGVRRVLIADDEDAVRLYIRRVLEEAGYAVREAADGRAAMRELESEPVDVLITDLVMPDQEGIETIRLARKAFPDLRIIAISGAFFGQFLKMAELLGANAVLPKPLTRSAMLDAVRDVLGRPSD, from the coding sequence ATGCCAATCGACCCGGCCGTTCCCGTTCCCGCCACATCTCACGCCGTCACCCGGGCCCGCCATCTGTTGAGTGTCGCCAGCGAAGGCTATTGGGACCTGGATCGCTCCGCCGGTACGATCTTCTTCAGCTCAAAAGTCGCGGAGCAACTCGATCCGCGGGCCGTCGCCTGCGCCGAGGCCGAGGCGGATGGCTGGCGCCTGCGGCTGGCGGACGTCGAGAGGCTGGAACTGGTCAGGCCGGGCGACTTGGAGCGGCTCCTCCATACCTTGGATCGCGCCGCCGGGGCGGGGCTCGTCGAGCTCCATCAGGAGTTCCGGCTGCGCGGTCCTGCCGGCGAATATGTCTGGGTGGCGTGCCGCTGCTGCATCGTCTCCGTGGACGGTGAAGGCCGGGCGGCCAGCGTCTGCGGGTGGCTCAGCGCGCTCGGCAGGACGGGGCAGGCCGAGGAACTGCTGCGCGCGGTGATCGACACCGTCTCTTCCCTTACCGGGAAGCAGTATTTTGAACGGCTGGCGGTCCAACTCGCAGCGGCACTGCGCATGCGCTATTGCCTGGTAAGCGAACTGCTGCCCGGCGCCACCGACCGGGTCCGATCGATCGCGTATGCCATCGACGGAGTCATCACATCCGATGTGGAGTACGACTTGGCGGGGACGCCGTGCCAGGAAGTGATCAGGAAAGGCATGTGCGTCTTCCCGAGCGGCGTGCAGCGGCTCTTTCCCAGCGACCATGCGTTGGTCGAGATGTCGGTGGAGTGCTACCTCGGTGTGCCGTTGCGCTCGGCTTCCGGCGAGACCATGGGCCTGCTTTCCGTTCTAGGTACGCAGCCGCTGCCGCCCGATGGATATTCGGCCGCTCTATTCGAGCACTTCGCGGTCCGTGCGTCGGTGGAACTCGACCGCCTGCGGGCGGAACGCCAGCGCCAGGCGACTCAGCGCCAGTACCGCCAGCTCTTCGAGAAGATGCCCGTCGGCTTCGGGCTCTTCGATACGCTACCTGCGGAAGATGGCGGATTCCCGAGACTCCGCTGGCTCGAATGCAATCCCGTGATGGAGTCGATGTTGCGGATGCCGGTGGGTGAAGTGCTTGGCAGGACCCTGCTGGACGTTCTACCCCATTTTGACCGGTCCACCTACGCGGCCCTCCAGACGGTATTGGCCACAGGCGAGGACCGCCAGACCCTCCACTACTCGACGCGCTACCAGGCCACGCTGGAGTTGAGCGCGTTCCAGCCGGCGCCCGGGCAACTCGCGGTGTTGGCCCAGGATCTGACGCAGCGTCTGGAAGCCGCCAGCGCCCTGCGGGAGTCGGAGCGCCGCTTCCGCGAGATGATGGAATCCGTAAACTTGGCCGCAGTCATTCTTGACCGCGATGGCCGCATTCAGTTCTGCAATGAATACCTCGCTCGCCTCTTGGGCCGTGACCGGGCCGGCCTCATGGGTGTGGATTGGTGCCAGGAGTTCATCCCCGCTACCGACCGCGAAAGGGTCTCGGCCCGCCTGCAGTCCTTCCTTCTCCGCACCGACGTGGTGCGTACCGGCCGCAACGAGATATTGGGGCGGGGCGGTCAGCGGCGCCTGCTGGAGTGGGACAACACCGTCCTCCTCGACGCGCATGGAAGGCCCAGCGGAATAGCGGCAATCGGCCGGGACCTCACCGATTGGATGGCGATGGAGGAGCAGGTCCGGCACGCTCAGAAGATGGAGGCGGTGGGCCGCCTGGCCGGAGGCGTGGCGCACGACTTCAATAACCTGCTCACGGTCATCAGCGGCTACACCCGCCTCTCCCTGGCCCAGGTTCCGCCCGGCGACACCAATCTTTCGCGCTACCTCAACGAGGTGGTGAAAGCGAGCGACCGTGCGGCCGAGCGCACCCGGCAGTTGCTGGCCTTCGGCCGTCGGCAGTTGATGCAACCTCGCCCTGTGGCGGTCCATTCTCTGCTGCAGGGGCTGGAGTCAGTACTGGCTGAGGTCGTCGGCAGCCCGATCCAGTTGGTGCTGCACCTGCAGGCCGCCCAGGATGTCACTGTGGCTGATCCCGGCCAGTTGGAGCAGGTCCTGCTGAACCTCGCCGTGAACGCCCGCGACGCGATGTCCGCCGGGGGCCGGCTGACGGTGTCCACCCGCAACGAAACCGTTGATACGCACGAGGCGGGGGCAGCGAGCAAGCTGAGACCGGGCGAATATGTGGTCGTCTGCGTCTCCGATTCGGGCAGGGGCATGAGCGAGGACGTGTTGGCTCACCTTTTCGAGCCCTTCTTCACTACCAAAGGCGTCGGCGAAGGAACAGGACTCGGGCTATCCACTGCCTATGGCATCGTCGGGCAAAGCGGCGGGGACATCCGGGTGACCAGCGAAGTGGGGCGCGGATCCTCCTTCGAGATCTATCTGCCCTGCGTGATCACCGACCAACAGGGGACGCCTGTCCCGGAGACCAGCGAGATGGCGTCGGCGCCCAGTGGCGCGGCCTCCATCCTCGTGGCCGAAGATCAGGAAGAGGTCCTGGCATTTGCTTCCGAGGTGCTGCGCGGCCTCGGCTATCAGGTCGCGATCGCCAGCCATGCGACCGATGCTCTGGAGACGGCCAGACGCCTTGGCTGGAAAGTCGACCTGCTTTTGACCGATCTGATGATGCCTGGCGCCGATGGCGGCACACTGGCTCGCGAACTGCAGGCGGCCATCCCGGCGCTGAAGGTCGTTTTCATGTCGGGCTACAGCGATCCGGAAGATGCTCTGGCACCGTTGAACGAAACAGGCGGACACTATATCCGCAAGCCCTTCACTCCTGAGCAATTGGCATCGGTCATCCGGGCCGAACTGGGCAAGGGCGTCCGACGCGTGCTCATCGCGGATGACGAAGATGCTGTGCGGCTCTACATCCGCCGCGTGTTGGAAGAGGCCGGCTACGCCGTCCGAGAGGCCGCCGATGGCCGCGCCGCGATGCGGGAACTCGAGAGCGAGCCGGTCGACGTCCTCATCACCGATCTCGTCATGCCCGACCAGGAAGGCATCGAGACTATCCGTCTCGCCCGCAAGGCCTTCCCTGATCTACGGATCATCGCCATCTCCGGCGCGTTCTTCGGACAGTTCCTCAAAATGGCGGAACTGCTGGGCGCCAACGCCGTGCTGCCCAAACCGCTGACGCGATCCGCCATGCTCGACGCCGTCCGTGACGTGTTGGGCCGTCCGTCGGATTAG
- the metW gene encoding methionine biosynthesis protein MetW: MKVTEVLGRTDYRLISELIPNGAKVLDLGCGDGALLEWLKVHKQVEARGVELKRELVQRAIARGVTVYQGNLEESLKDYPDKAFDFVILSQTLQETLQPLFVLKEMLRIGKHAIVAFPNFGHWRVRLSHLFSGRAPKTHLFPFDWYDSPNVHFLTVIDFEDLIRKQGWHVERRYFAAGHWAGSMAPNLFAEIAVYLFRPAP, from the coding sequence TTGAAGGTCACGGAAGTACTGGGCCGCACCGACTATCGGTTGATCAGTGAATTGATTCCCAACGGCGCCAAGGTCCTCGACCTGGGTTGTGGCGACGGCGCCCTCCTGGAATGGCTCAAGGTCCACAAACAGGTGGAGGCGCGCGGTGTTGAGCTGAAGCGTGAACTGGTGCAGCGCGCCATTGCGCGCGGCGTCACCGTCTACCAGGGCAACCTTGAGGAGAGTCTGAAGGACTATCCTGACAAGGCGTTCGACTTCGTCATTCTCAGCCAGACGCTGCAGGAGACCTTGCAGCCTTTATTCGTCCTCAAAGAGATGCTACGCATCGGCAAGCATGCCATCGTCGCCTTCCCGAATTTTGGCCACTGGCGTGTCCGCCTCAGCCATCTGTTCAGCGGACGCGCACCCAAGACACATCTTTTCCCGTTCGATTGGTACGACTCGCCCAATGTCCATTTCCTTACAGTCATCGACTTTGAGGACCTGATCCGGAAACAAGGGTGGCATGTGGAACGCCGCTACTTTGCCGCCGGGCATTGGGCAGGCAGCATGGCCCCCAACCTGTTCGCCGAGATCGCGGTCTACCTGTTCCGGCCCGCGCCATAA
- a CDS encoding homoserine O-acetyltransferase: MIVETLFTRIPSLVLDVGETLNDVTVAYQTYGTLNTGRTNAILIEHAFTGDAHAAGIDHEGKPGWWANMIGPGKAFDTDRYFVICSNVLGGCRGTTGPSSINPATGQPYGLKFPGITISDMVRLQKALLDQLGIPKLLAVAGGSMGGMQVLEWAVAYPDAVEACLPIATTARHSAQQIAFNETGRQAIMADPDFHAGDYYDKTPPARGLSVARMVGHITYMSDESMREKFGRRLRDKQSFGYDFEVDFEVESYLRYRGSQFVGRFDANSYLYITKAMDYFDLAAGFPSLAASLERARSRFLVISFTSDWLYPSYQSQEMVNALRGRNHDVTYCELSSNYGHDAFLVDIGEQTEIVRGFLARCVREFRPAEVVR; the protein is encoded by the coding sequence ATGATTGTGGAAACTCTTTTCACCCGCATCCCTTCGCTGGTGCTGGATGTGGGTGAAACCCTGAACGATGTCACCGTCGCCTATCAGACCTATGGCACGTTGAATACCGGCCGCACCAATGCCATTCTGATCGAGCACGCTTTCACGGGCGACGCGCATGCGGCGGGCATCGACCACGAAGGCAAGCCGGGCTGGTGGGCCAACATGATCGGGCCTGGCAAGGCGTTTGACACCGACCGCTACTTCGTCATCTGCTCGAACGTCTTGGGCGGCTGCCGGGGCACGACGGGTCCGAGTTCCATCAATCCTGCCACCGGCCAGCCCTACGGCCTGAAGTTCCCCGGTATCACCATCAGCGATATGGTGCGGTTGCAGAAGGCGCTCCTCGACCAACTCGGCATTCCGAAACTATTGGCCGTGGCCGGCGGCTCGATGGGCGGCATGCAGGTGTTGGAGTGGGCCGTCGCCTATCCGGACGCAGTGGAGGCGTGCTTGCCCATCGCCACCACGGCCCGCCACAGCGCGCAACAGATCGCATTCAATGAAACCGGCCGCCAGGCGATCATGGCCGATCCGGACTTCCACGCCGGCGACTACTACGACAAGACGCCGCCCGCGCGCGGACTCTCGGTGGCGCGCATGGTGGGCCACATCACCTACATGTCCGATGAGTCGATGCGCGAGAAGTTCGGGCGCCGGCTGCGCGACAAGCAGAGCTTCGGCTACGACTTCGAAGTCGATTTTGAAGTGGAAAGCTACCTGCGCTACCGCGGCAGCCAGTTCGTGGGCCGGTTCGACGCCAACTCCTACCTGTACATCACCAAGGCCATGGACTACTTCGACCTCGCTGCCGGATTCCCGTCGCTGGCGGCGTCGCTGGAGCGGGCCCGGTCGCGATTCCTGGTTATCAGTTTCACGTCCGACTGGCTGTATCCTTCCTATCAGTCGCAGGAGATGGTGAACGCGCTACGCGGGCGCAACCACGACGTCACTTATTGCGAGCTGTCGTCCAACTACGGCCACGACGCGTTTCTGGTCGACATTGGCGAACAGACCGAGATTGTCCGCGGCTTCCTGGCCCGGTGCGTCAGAGAGTTCCGGCCGGCGGAGGTCGTGCGTTGA
- the nikR gene encoding nickel-responsive transcriptional regulator NikR — protein MGELARIGVAIDEDLLKRFDALNDKRGYTNRSEAFRDLIRDALIQETTMSPDSLVVGALTLVYDHHVRMLSDKLTEIQHDHHEEIVSTLHVHLDHDHCLEVLVLRGQCGSVQRIADRLISTKGVQHGRLTLSAAG, from the coding sequence ATGGGCGAACTGGCACGCATCGGGGTGGCAATCGATGAGGACTTACTCAAGCGCTTCGACGCTTTGAACGACAAACGCGGCTACACCAACCGCAGCGAGGCATTTCGCGATCTCATCCGCGACGCGCTGATCCAGGAGACCACCATGTCGCCGGATAGCCTCGTGGTGGGGGCGCTTACCCTGGTGTATGACCACCACGTGCGGATGCTCAGCGACAAGCTCACCGAGATTCAGCACGACCACCACGAGGAGATCGTTTCGACCCTGCACGTGCATCTCGATCACGACCACTGCCTGGAGGTGCTGGTCCTGCGCGGACAATGCGGTAGCGTCCAACGCATTGCGGACCGGTTGATCAGCACCAAAGGCGTGCAGCACGGCCGGCTGACGCTGAGCGCCGCGGGTTGA
- the carA gene encoding glutamine-hydrolyzing carbamoyl-phosphate synthase small subunit, which yields MPTTAILALEDGTVYQGRAYGARIVRTGEVVFNTSITGYQEVFTDPSYTGQIVVLTNPQVGNYGTNDGDDESAHPYIEGLVVREWAEAPSNWRSQRTADQFLEQNGVPVISEMDTRALVRKLRIGGVLRGALSTAGHSPEELVEIARKSPSMAGLELATRVSTKTQYEWDQPVIPCSPSELVKQGEPGQFHVVAYDFGIKRNILRCLTSIGSRVTVVPATTSAEDVLALNPDGIFLSNGPGDPEPLEHQAAQIRKMIGKKPIFGICLGHQIIGLALGGKTFKLKFGHRGINHPVLNTRTNKVEITVQNHGFCVDPDSINTSDVDLSHINLNDQTLEGLRHRSHPLFCVQYHPEAAPGPHDSQYLFEDFAQMMKEHKK from the coding sequence TTGCCCACCACAGCCATCCTTGCCCTGGAGGACGGTACCGTCTACCAGGGCCGCGCGTATGGCGCACGAATCGTGCGCACCGGGGAGGTTGTTTTCAATACCTCCATCACCGGCTATCAGGAAGTCTTTACAGATCCGTCGTATACAGGGCAAATCGTCGTGCTCACCAACCCTCAGGTTGGCAACTACGGCACCAACGACGGCGACGACGAATCCGCGCATCCCTATATCGAAGGGCTTGTCGTGCGGGAATGGGCCGAGGCACCTTCCAACTGGCGTAGCCAGCGAACGGCCGACCAGTTCCTGGAACAGAACGGCGTGCCGGTGATCTCGGAGATGGATACGCGCGCGCTGGTGCGCAAACTGCGTATCGGCGGTGTCCTGCGCGGCGCCCTATCGACGGCCGGTCACTCGCCGGAAGAGCTTGTGGAAATCGCCCGCAAAAGCCCGTCGATGGCAGGGCTGGAACTCGCCACTCGCGTCTCCACCAAGACCCAATATGAGTGGGATCAGCCGGTCATCCCTTGTTCGCCGTCCGAACTGGTGAAACAGGGTGAGCCGGGCCAGTTCCACGTCGTCGCCTACGACTTCGGCATCAAGCGGAACATCCTGCGCTGCCTCACCTCCATTGGGTCGCGCGTCACGGTGGTACCCGCAACAACTTCGGCCGAGGATGTTCTGGCGCTGAATCCCGACGGAATCTTCCTTTCCAATGGTCCGGGCGACCCCGAGCCGCTGGAACACCAGGCCGCGCAGATCCGCAAGATGATCGGTAAAAAGCCCATCTTCGGCATCTGCCTGGGCCACCAGATCATCGGGCTCGCGCTGGGCGGCAAGACCTTCAAGCTGAAGTTCGGCCATCGCGGCATCAACCACCCGGTGCTCAACACGCGCACCAACAAGGTGGAGATCACGGTCCAGAACCACGGCTTCTGCGTGGATCCCGATTCCATCAACACCAGCGATGTCGATCTCTCGCACATCAATCTGAATGACCAGACGCTGGAAGGGTTGCGCCATCGCTCGCATCCGCTCTTCTGCGTGCAATACCATCCCGAGGCGGCACCCGGGCCGCACGATTCCCAATACCTGTTCGAGGACTTCGCCCAGATGATGAAGGAGCACAAGAAGTAG
- the carB gene encoding carbamoyl-phosphate synthase large subunit gives MPRRNDIHRILIVGSGPIVIGQACEFDYSGTQACKALRADGYEVVLINSNPATIMTDPDLADRTYIEPLTVEYAEEIIRKERPDALLSTVGGQTGLNLAVDLAERGVLDKYGVELIGAKIDSIKKAEDRLLFKDAMRKIGLETPQSRLLRSVEDGLDFATKIGYPMILRPSFTLGGTGGGIAYNREDLLNILERGLDLSPVHEVLAEESVLGWKEYELEVMRDQADNAIIVCSIENFDPMGVHTGDSITIAPAQTLTDREYQMMRDGALACLREIGVDTGGSNVQFAIDPNTGRMVIVEMNPRVSRSSALASKATGFPIAKIAAKLAVGYRLDEIKNDITRKTPACFEPTIDYVVVKIPRWQFEKFPGAEAVLTTQMKSVGEVMAIGRTFRQALNKGIRGLETGKAANSTVYDDDLIENRLITPNPDRLGYVRYAFEKGMTVEEIFEMTKIDPWFLKQIRDGILYEQELDGKALGDITALEFRRAKRDGLSDNRLARLTSADPLAVRARRKELGVKAVFNRVDTCAAEFESFTPYLYSSYESECEADPVDRKKVMILGSGPNRIGQGIEFDYCCCHASFALQEFGVESIMVNCNPETVSTDYDTSDRLYFEPLTLEEVLNICDTEKPDGVIVQFGGQTPLNLALPLKRAGVPIIGTDPENIDLAEDRKLFGKVLDDLGIPAPPYGTATSMDEACAVARRIGYPVLVRPSYVLGGRAMVIAYDEETVRRYMREATLFSQDRPVLIDRFLEDAVEVDVDALCDTEDVLIGGIMEHIEEAGVHSGDSSCVLPPQTIPESELATIRGYTEKLARALKVIGLMNVQYAIKDGQVFVLEVNPRASRTAPYVSKATGVRLPKIAVGLMLGKKLKDLTHLTGGQTSGVLPVKQVCVKSPVFPFAKFPGVDPALGPEMRSTGEVMGVGENFGEAFGKAQLSAGVPLPSKGCIFFSVNDRNKPEAVSLAKRFDELGFELAATRATAAAFKAAGLKVKTVFKVNEGRPNAVDLMKAGSLSLVIYTTTGAHSFEDERAIRRTAVTWRVPCITTLSGAKAAVQAIESRLRDPLRVWSLQEIHE, from the coding sequence ATGCCGCGCAGAAACGACATTCATCGCATCCTGATCGTCGGCAGCGGCCCCATCGTCATCGGTCAGGCCTGCGAGTTCGACTACTCGGGTACGCAGGCCTGCAAAGCCCTGCGCGCCGACGGCTACGAGGTCGTCCTCATCAACTCGAACCCGGCGACGATCATGACGGATCCCGATCTCGCCGACCGCACCTACATCGAGCCGCTGACCGTCGAATACGCCGAGGAGATCATCCGCAAGGAAAGGCCCGATGCCCTGCTCTCCACGGTGGGTGGCCAAACAGGCCTCAACCTCGCCGTCGATCTGGCCGAGCGCGGTGTCCTCGACAAGTACGGCGTCGAGTTGATCGGCGCCAAGATCGATTCCATCAAAAAGGCCGAGGACCGGCTCCTGTTCAAGGACGCCATGCGCAAGATCGGCCTGGAGACTCCGCAGTCGCGCCTGCTGCGCAGCGTGGAGGACGGGCTCGACTTCGCCACCAAGATCGGCTACCCGATGATCCTCCGCCCCAGCTTCACGTTGGGCGGCACCGGTGGTGGCATTGCCTACAATCGCGAAGATCTGCTGAACATCCTGGAGCGCGGCCTCGATCTCTCCCCTGTTCACGAAGTGCTGGCCGAGGAGAGCGTGCTCGGCTGGAAAGAGTACGAACTCGAGGTGATGCGCGACCAGGCGGATAACGCGATCATCGTCTGCTCCATCGAGAACTTCGATCCGATGGGTGTCCATACGGGCGATTCCATCACCATCGCGCCGGCCCAAACGCTGACAGACCGCGAATATCAGATGATGCGCGACGGCGCCCTGGCCTGCCTGCGCGAAATCGGCGTCGATACGGGCGGTTCCAATGTCCAGTTCGCCATCGACCCGAATACCGGCCGCATGGTGATCGTGGAGATGAACCCGCGTGTGTCGCGCAGTTCGGCCCTGGCGTCGAAGGCAACCGGCTTCCCCATCGCCAAGATCGCCGCGAAGCTCGCCGTCGGCTACCGGCTCGACGAGATCAAGAACGATATCACCCGCAAGACACCCGCCTGTTTCGAACCCACCATCGACTATGTGGTGGTGAAGATCCCGCGCTGGCAGTTCGAGAAGTTCCCCGGCGCGGAAGCAGTGCTCACCACGCAGATGAAGTCGGTGGGCGAAGTAATGGCGATCGGCCGCACCTTCCGCCAGGCCCTGAACAAGGGCATTCGCGGGCTGGAGACCGGCAAGGCCGCCAACTCCACTGTCTACGACGACGATCTCATCGAGAACCGGCTGATCACACCAAACCCGGACCGCCTAGGTTACGTCCGCTATGCGTTCGAAAAGGGTATGACCGTGGAGGAGATCTTCGAGATGACGAAGATCGATCCCTGGTTCCTGAAGCAGATCCGCGACGGCATCCTATACGAGCAGGAACTCGACGGCAAAGCCCTCGGCGACATCACCGCCCTGGAATTCCGCCGCGCCAAGCGTGATGGACTCTCCGACAACCGCCTGGCCCGGTTGACCTCAGCCGATCCGCTGGCCGTCCGCGCCCGCCGCAAGGAACTGGGCGTCAAGGCCGTGTTCAATCGCGTCGATACCTGCGCCGCCGAGTTCGAGAGCTTCACTCCGTACCTCTACTCAAGCTACGAGAGCGAGTGCGAAGCCGACCCGGTGGACCGCAAAAAGGTCATGATCCTGGGCAGCGGGCCCAACCGCATCGGCCAGGGCATTGAATTCGACTACTGCTGCTGCCATGCCAGCTTCGCGCTGCAGGAGTTCGGTGTCGAGTCGATCATGGTGAACTGCAATCCCGAGACCGTCTCGACGGACTATGACACCAGCGACCGTCTCTACTTCGAGCCTTTGACGCTCGAGGAAGTGTTGAATATCTGCGACACGGAGAAGCCCGACGGGGTCATCGTGCAGTTCGGCGGCCAGACGCCGCTGAATCTCGCGCTGCCTTTGAAGCGCGCCGGCGTGCCGATCATCGGGACCGATCCCGAGAACATCGACCTCGCGGAGGACCGCAAACTCTTCGGCAAGGTGCTGGACGACCTGGGCATCCCTGCCCCGCCCTACGGCACGGCCACCAGCATGGATGAAGCCTGCGCCGTGGCCCGGCGCATCGGCTACCCGGTGCTGGTGCGCCCCAGCTATGTGCTGGGCGGCCGCGCCATGGTCATCGCGTACGACGAAGAGACCGTGCGGCGCTACATGCGGGAGGCCACGCTCTTCTCGCAAGACCGGCCCGTGCTGATCGACCGCTTCCTGGAAGATGCGGTGGAAGTCGACGTCGACGCGCTGTGCGACACCGAGGACGTGCTGATCGGCGGCATCATGGAGCACATCGAGGAAGCCGGCGTACACTCCGGCGACAGTTCCTGTGTGCTGCCTCCGCAGACGATCCCCGAGTCGGAACTGGCCACCATCCGGGGCTACACCGAGAAGTTGGCCCGGGCCTTGAAGGTCATTGGCCTGATGAACGTCCAGTACGCCATCAAGGACGGCCAGGTCTTCGTCCTCGAAGTGAACCCGCGCGCGTCCCGCACGGCGCCGTATGTCAGCAAGGCCACGGGGGTCCGTCTACCCAAGATCGCGGTAGGCCTGATGCTCGGCAAGAAGCTGAAGGACCTCACCCATCTCACGGGCGGCCAGACCAGCGGTGTGCTGCCGGTGAAGCAGGTTTGTGTGAAGTCACCGGTCTTCCCCTTCGCCAAGTTCCCCGGCGTCGATCCGGCTCTTGGGCCGGAGATGCGCTCCACCGGCGAAGTGATGGGTGTTGGAGAGAACTTCGGCGAGGCTTTTGGCAAGGCTCAGCTCAGCGCCGGCGTCCCTCTACCCTCCAAGGGCTGCATCTTCTTCAGTGTGAACGACAGGAACAAACCCGAAGCTGTCTCGCTGGCCAAGCGCTTTGATGAGCTAGGTTTCGAACTCGCAGCTACACGGGCCACTGCCGCGGCCTTCAAGGCAGCCGGGCTCAAGGTCAAGACAGTCTTCAAGGTGAATGAGGGCCGCCCCAACGCGGTCGACCTGATGAAGGCCGGCAGCCTCAGCCTGGTCATCTACACCACCACGGGCGCCCACTCGTTTGAAGACGAAAGGGCCATCCGGCGCACGGCGGTGACCTGGCGTGTCCCCTGCATCACCACGCTTTCCGGTGCGAAAGCGGCCGTCCAGGCGATCGAAAGCCGCCTGCGTGACCCGCTGCGGGTTTGGAGCCTGCAGGAGATTCACGAGTAA
- a CDS encoding phosphatase PAP2 family protein, with amino-acid sequence MLRFRRSELFFSAYFVYVIGVALFRPIAPDIRTLVVTLNLALIMWFVLFAWANKQRGFLLLDHVRDFYPLPLILLAFREMGWMALPHTSRAFELYWVRWDRVLLADWGLGRAIESLGPVLPNLLELSYLLVYGIPVYVVAVFYHHRRRERLDDAYSILLFGTLTTYALYPLFPSEPPRSVFPTADLPMMSALRQLNLWIVGGYGIHTSVFPSGHSAAAFSAAFAVIKLLPEKPWPGRNLLILATLIAVATVYGRYHYAVDTVAGLSMALLALAVSAAWRRRE; translated from the coding sequence TTGTTAAGATTTCGCCGTTCGGAGCTGTTCTTCAGCGCCTATTTCGTCTACGTCATCGGTGTGGCTCTGTTCCGGCCCATCGCTCCGGACATCCGGACGCTGGTGGTGACGCTGAATCTGGCGCTGATTATGTGGTTCGTGCTCTTCGCGTGGGCCAACAAACAGCGTGGTTTTCTCCTGCTGGACCACGTGCGCGACTTCTACCCGCTGCCCCTGATCCTGCTCGCCTTTCGCGAGATGGGCTGGATGGCCCTGCCGCATACGTCGCGCGCTTTCGAGCTCTATTGGGTCCGATGGGATCGCGTCCTACTGGCGGATTGGGGGCTGGGGCGAGCCATCGAATCGCTGGGGCCGGTTCTCCCCAATCTGCTGGAGCTATCATATCTGTTGGTCTACGGCATCCCCGTCTATGTCGTGGCGGTATTCTACCATCACAGGCGACGGGAACGCTTGGACGACGCCTACAGCATCCTGCTGTTCGGCACACTCACGACCTACGCGCTCTATCCGCTGTTTCCGAGTGAGCCGCCGCGATCCGTATTTCCGACGGCCGATCTGCCGATGATGTCGGCACTGCGACAGCTAAACCTGTGGATCGTCGGCGGCTACGGCATCCATACGAGTGTATTCCCGAGCGGGCACTCGGCCGCCGCATTCTCCGCGGCGTTCGCGGTTATCAAACTCCTGCCGGAAAAGCCTTGGCCGGGCCGGAATCTGCTGATCCTGGCGACGCTCATCGCCGTGGCCACCGTCTACGGCCGCTATCACTATGCTGTAGACACCGTGGCCGGCCTCTCCATGGCGCTGCTGGCGCTGGCCGTCAGCGCGGCATGGCGCCGGAGAGAGTAG